A segment of the Collimonas fungivorans genome:
CACCGGCTCAAGCAGATTCCCGGCCTGCGATTGATAGGGACGGCGCAGGACAAGGCCGCGGTGCTGTCTTTCGTGCTGGAAGGTTATAAGACCGAAGAAGTCGGCGCGGCGCTGAACCGGGAAGGAATTGCGGTGCGTTCGGGCCATCATTGCGCGCAGCCGATCTTGCGGCGCTTCGGACTGGAAAGCACGGTGCGGCCGTCGCTGGCGTTTTATAACAACTGCGTCGACGTTGATGCGTTGATTGCGGTGCTGGCGCGCCTGAAAGGCGGGCGCAGCAGTTTCTGACAGACGCTGGATTGCTGCACCCATGAGCCGGCAAGGAAAAATCCCTTGCCGGCTTTTTATTTGCTCGAAAATGTTCGAGTACATTTGCGCAGATGCCGGTTGCGATAGCAATCAGTCGCTAAAAACAACAGTTGCATTGGCGTGCCAGAGCCGTACCAAAAACTAAAATGCAGGCTGTAAATCTTGACAGATTATTGAACCTTATCGGTCACCGCGTTTCCAATTCCTGCAAAACGCCGGCATCGATCCGTTCCGCTCTATGTGCCGCCGTTTCTTTTCGACTGCTCCCCGCGAAATTACTTGTCCGCCGAAGTCTGCGCGGCTAACCGAATCCCTTCGTTCGCGAATTTAAAAAACAAAAAAGATCAACGTACCATCAAAAATTTTGCTTAGAACCTGTCACTTTTGATAGGTTGCTTTGTAGAAATGGAGTGCGTATTGTCGACAGGCAATAGAAGAAAATCCCTCACCAAAAACAGGCGCTTGCTTCGCTGGTTTGTCGTTTTTTTCCGACGAATAATCGAGGGCATGAACTTGCTCGAGGGCGGATGATGTCAACCAATTCTCTTTAGAAAGGTTTTTCAATCATGAGCGAAACTGTCTATCAACAAGTGCAGCTGCAAATCACCAATGCCCAGGCCGGCCAGAATATCTGGATCGATTTGCAGAAAGTGACCGAACCGGTGGCTTGGAGCACCGGCCCGGCTTTCGACGGTTCAGGCGGCATCAATATCACGGTGCCTGGCTCCAGCAGCGCCTTGCCGCTGAATTCCTTCATCATCACCGCCTCTTCGGTAAAAGTCTCGACCGTTTCTTCCGGCGGCGGTGGCGGCGGCGCCTTGTCTTTCAATGTCACGCTGTATCTGGTGGCGCAGCCGGGCATCCAGAATTTCAGCCTGCGCTCGCTGTCCGATCCTGGCGTGACGGTGCAAGCCCAGGTTGGTTTTGCCCAACCGCAAGCGGTCAACCAAACCTTCTCGCAATTCCCTTGGGGTAAATAACAACCCTGGCGTTGCCGATGGTCCGCAGTATCGCTGCGCGGCCGGGTTCCGCATTCATGCGGAACCCGGCCGACTTAAAGGAGATTGGCTATGGAATACACCATTTCATTCAGTTTCACCACGGAGAGCGGCACCGACACGCTGTCGGCGCAGCTCACCATCACGGACAAGAACACGATTTCGCTGGACACCAACCAGCCAATCCAGATCAGTCCGGTATGGAGCGCCACGCCGCCCTTGACGGCCGTCAGCTTTGCACAAAAATCGCTGGCGCTGACAGCGGCGCAAAACACCAGCGGCAACCCGCAGTCGATCAAGGTCACGCTGCCGATCAATGCTGTGGGCAACAGCTTGTCCGGCAAGTTCGAGTCGGCCGGCGTCATTGTCAATGCCCAATACCAGTTCCTTGGCTACTCGAATTCAGGCCGCATCAACGTAGGCGATTTCACGATTCCGTTTCCAAACTGATTTCCGACCGATGTGCAACTGATGGCGGCTGCTATGGATGCTAAAGAGAAAAACAATGTCAAGGACGCGGTTGTCGCGGGCGCAGGCCCGTCCAACCCGAAACCGGCGCCTGGGCCAGGGCCGGCAGCACCCGCGCCCGCGCCGACGATAAGCGCGGCCCAGATGATCAGCAACGACCGCAAGACGCTGCCCGAGCAGGCGCGCCAGTACCTGGGCGCGCATCTGCTTGCCAATCCCAGCCATGCGCTGAATGAACAACTTTTTCGCAGCTGCCATTCATTCAAGCCGATCACACTGACCTTCACCAACCTGCGCGCCAACAGCAAGGCGTTCCTGTCGCTGCAGCCCGGCCAGGAGGCCATCTGGAGCGACGGCGGCGAAAGCGAAAGGCTGGTCGGCCTGAGTTTTTCCAGCCGTGTCGATCCGGTTATCTATGTCCGCAATTTCCTGATCAACGCGCGTGAAATGTATCTGCAGACATACAAGGATTGCAATGAGATACAGGTCAACCTGTACCTGCGCACCGACCAGCACGGCGTCAAGGGCAAGGTAGACCTGCCGCCCGGCGCCAGCGTTACCCTGCAGTCGAGCAACGACCGCAGCACCGTCATTGGCCTGAGTTCCTTTGCCATCGACCTGGAATGATACTTACCTGTGAAAGGCCGTCATGATTACTGCACTGCCAGTTGAACCGATTGAGCCTGCCGCGGCCACCGTGCCCGATGTGGCAGTATCGATTCCAGAATCGCTCCCTTTACTGCCGGTGGTATTGCAATTCCAGAATGTCGCCGCCAACTCAAACCTCAACTTTACCTTCACTACCGCCGGCGCGTACTGGTCGCTAGGCGCGATGTCGGGCGACAGCCTGGGTTTTTCGTATAACGTCACGCCGCAAAGCGCCGAAAGCGAATCGTGCATCCAGCAGATCGAATTCAACAATGCGGTGCTGTCGATCCGCACCGGAGCTATAGACCAGGCCAGCAGCGGTTTTACCTTGACGCTGTTCTTGCAGGTACGTCCGGGCGTCGACTATCTGCAAGGATACTGCACGCTCAACAACGAGGCTGTGGTCACCGCGAAGATCGGCGCCCAAAGCCCGGTACAGTGGCGTAACGGCCGCATCAGCGCGGTGTTGGTCGGTTCGGAAAACATTTACCGCAACATCAGCTTCACCGTCCGAGGCGCTTATGTCGGCAACAAGATCGATGTGATCCTGACCACCAAGAAGGGCCTGGGCAAGGTCAGCTGGTCGCTGGGACCGCCGTTTGCCGAGGCCAGCGGAGTCCAGCTGGCCAGCATGCTGGGGACGATTCCGCTAGCGTCCATGTCGTACGGCCTCAACACGCTTTCGTTCATCACTTCGATGATGGCCGACGACAGCGCCAGCAGGAACGCGGGCAGTTCGCTGGAGTTTTACCTGAACGCCTATATCGTCTACGCTGCCAGCGACCTGAATTACGTTTACCTGAAGACTACCTGCAACAGCGATATTACGGTATATGCCCAGATCGGCAACCGTCAGCCGCAGATCGTCAGTCAGTCCGATACCGTGTTTACCTTGTAGCGATGAGCCAGCCAAACAGCGATGGCGGACAGGTCCTGCGCAGCGTCAGCGAGTCGCTGCGGCGGCTGATCCGCCACCATATTCCCGAGCTGCAGGCAGAATCGGCGGTGGTGTTCGATTCGCCGGGCGAGATCGACAGCCAGGATGAAACCAGGCTGTCGCTCTACCTGTACCAGACCGAACTTAATCCCTACCTGCGCAACCTGGCGCCCAGCCTGACCCGACAGGCCGGGGCAGAGCGGCAGCCGACCGCGCTGAAGCTGACGCCCGCCCCGCTGGTGGTCGACCTGCTGTACCTGATGGTGCCGTACGCCAGGTCGGCTGAACTGGAGCTGGTGCTGGTGGACCAGCTGGTGCGGCTGTTCCATGACGTCGCCCAGCTGTCCGGGGAATGGCTGGATCCGGTGCTGAAACGGAGCGGCAACGACAACATCGCCATCGTGCCGGATTCCGGTTCCATCGATACCTTGCGCAATATCTGGGCCGGTTTTCCCAACAAGACTTACAAGTTGACCAAGCTGTACACGCTATCGCCGGTGCGGATTCCCTCTGGCCTGGACCTGCAGGCGGACATGGTGACCCAGGTCGATCCAGCCTACCTGGAACTGCCATGAAGCTGAGCGCCGTAGTGCAGCTGATCGACGGCTTCAGCCAGGCGCCTGCGGTCGGGTTCCAGCCGCGCTTCCTGCTGAACCAGAAGCCGTTCATGCCGCTCGCCAAGCCACAGGCGTTTTATGCGTTCAGCGACCTCGACGACGGCGATTACCGGCTTACCGCCCTGGCGCCGCAGTTCTTTGCGCAAGAGGTGGCGTTCCAGGTGCCGCTGCGCTTGCCGTTGGCTGCCGCCATCGTTCCTTGCTACCTGGCGCCCAGTCCGCTGTATCCCTACCCGCCGGGGACCACGCTGATCCGCGGCCAGGTGCTGCAGGCCGGAACCAAGTCGCCGCTGGCCGGCGTCAGTATCAGCGCCAGTTATCCGAACTGGCAGGGAAACCCGAAGGGCGCTGCCACGCTGAGTTCGGATTACGGCAAATACGATGGCCGCTATGCGCTGGCCCTGGGCGGCAAGCTGGCTCCGGACACGCAAGTAGTGCTGAGTTTTAGCAAGGCTGGTTATGCAAGCGTAGAAAAGAAGTTGCTGCTGCAACCCGCAACCACGCAGTTTGTGGACATTGAAATGCGTTAATTGTTAAGAAGGAATCATCTTGGCAACCACCTATCGTCATCCCGGCATTTACATCGAAGAAGTGCCGAGCGCCCGCAACATCCAGGGCGCATCGACCTCGACTGCAGCCTTCGTCGGCGTCACCGAGTTCGGCCCGTTCGCGCAACCGACCCTGATCACCAGCTGGAACGCCTACCAGCGCCAGTTCGGCGGACTGGTCTGGTTCGGCATGGTGTCCTGGGCAGTGTTCGAATTCTTCAACGAGGGCGGCACCGCCTGCTACGTGGTGCGGGCCGTCGATAGCAAAGGCAACGGCAAGGCAGCTACCGGATCGGCCAGCGGCATCAAGATGACCGCGGTCACACCCGGCACCTGGGCCAATATCCTGAATTTTGCGGTCAGCAACGCCAGCGGTCCTGACAGCGCGGTTTCCCTGGTATTCAATCTGAGCGTGGTGGTCGATCCGGCGGCGCTCAAGGCCCTGCCTGCAGGGTCGTCCGGCGCCACCTTGCAAGCCTATGTGGCGCAGAACAACCTGCAGCCGACCGCGATCGGCGGCAAGGCGTATTACGTGCTCGAGTCGTTCAACGGCTACACCGCAGCCAGCATGGGCGCAGGCGGCGCACTGGCGAACGCGGTCAACACTACCTCGATGTTTGTGCGGGCGGAGACCAGCGGCACCACGCGCCCGCCCAACAGCGGCAAGAGCGCGACGCCGCTGGCAGGGGGCGCCGCCGCCACCTGGGATTTCGAGAGCGCCACCACTACGCTCAGCACGGTGCAAGGCATCAGCCTGCTGGCCATCCCGGATACGGTCAACGCTGCCGACGCCAGCGGCAATCCGAGCCAGGCCTCGCAAGCTACCAGCATCAACGGCGGGCTGCTGTTCTGCGAAGCTGCGCAGAACCTGTTCTATGTCAGCGATCCGCCGTTCGGCCTGGATGTCCAGGGCATCGGCAATTTCAAGTCGGGCAGCGCGACCTCGCCGGCGCTCAATTCCAGCTATGGCGCCATCTACTATCCGTGGGTATGGATCTACAACCCGATCGCCGGCGCCAATGTGCCGATGCCGCCGTCCGGTCCTTCGCTCGGCCGTTACGCCTATACCGACAACAATGTCGGTGTCTGGAAATCGCCGGCCGGGGTCAACGATGGCGCGCTGCTAAGCGTGGTGCAGCTGCAGACCCAGCTCACCGATTCGGACCAGGACATCCTGAATCCGAACGGCATCAACGCGGTCCGCAATTTCCTCAATTACGGCAACGTGATCTGGGGCGCCCGCACGCTGGCTGCGAACGGCAGCGAATGGACTTATGTCAGCGTCAGGCGCCTGTTCATCTATGTCGAGCAAAGCCTGAAGCAGAGCTTGCAATGGGTGGTGTTCGAACCCAACGACCAGCAGACCTGGGCCTCGGTGACGCGCGACATCAGTGCTTTCCTGACCACCTTGTGGCAGTCCGGCGGCCTGTTCGGCGCCAGTGCGGCGGAGGCGTTCTTCGTGACTTGCGACGCTTCGAACAATCCGCCCGAGACACGTTCGCTGGGGCAGCTGTATATCGATGTCGGCCTGGCTCCGGTGTTTCCTGCCGAGTTCGTCATCATCCGCATGACGCAGAAAATCGCTGGCCCGGATTCCGGTTCATAACGGAAATGGGGAAACGGACCTGCCTCTTTCCAAACCAATTTGACTGCGGAGAATCACGATGGCCACACAACTAACCAATCCCTACCGCGGTTTCCGCTTCCAGGTGGAGATCTCGGGCATCCAGGTCGCGGCGTTTTCGGAAGCCACGATCCCGGACAGCACGGTCGAGACGGTCGAGTACCGGGAGGGCACCGATCCGGTCTACAAACGCTCATTTTCCGGCTTGACCACTTTCGGCAAGCTGAGCCTGAAAAAAGGCTTGACCGATTCGATGGAACTGTACAACTGGCACCAGCTGGTGGCGTTGCAGGGTTCCACTGCCAAAGGCGCGCAGAAAAACATTTCGCTGATACTGCTCGACGCCGGCGGCGCGGCCAAGGCGCGCTGGAATGTCATCAACGCCTGGCCCAGCAAGTACGAGAGCACCGGCCTGAACGCCTCGAGCAGCGACGTGATGGTGGAAACCTTCGAGCTGACCATCGAATACATGACCAGAGTGTCTTAACCGGGAGCAGCCAGCATGAACGCAATCAGCACCGAAATCGAATTTACCCTGCCGCTAGGCTACCGCGACGGCGACGGCAACCTGCACAAGAACGGCGTGATGCGGCTGGCTACCGCCGGCGACGAAATCCTGCCGCTGAAAGACCACCGGGTGCAGAGCAACCCGGCCTACCTGACCATTATCGTTCTGTCGCGGGTGATTGTGCGGCTGGGCAATCTGGACATGATCAACACCAAGGTCATCGAAGACCTGTTCGCCGCCGATTTTTCTTACCTGCAGAACCTGTACAACCGCATCAACCAGGTCGACGGCGAAGACAAGGTGGTGCAGATCGAGAGTTTCGAAGCGGCGGGAAAGCGCGCTTCCCTGTAGCGCCCGACCAGCTGTATGCGGAAATTGCTTTTCTCGCATATCACTTTCACTGGTCGTACGGGGAAATCCTGGCAATGGAACACGCAGAGCGCCGTCGCTGGTGCGGGGAGATCAGCAAGATCAACCAGACCATGAACAGCGACGATCGGCACAAAAGCCTAAATTTGGGAGCATGACATGGCTACCGGCCGCAATCCATCCGGCGGAATATCGCAGCGTAAATCCGGCCCGCCGGCGAACCCGTTCAAGTCGTACAATTTTTATGTAGAGGTAGGCGGCATCGTGGTCGGCGGCTTCACCACGGTCGAGGGACTGCAGTCCAAAATCGAAGTCAAGAGCGTGCGCCAGGGTGGCGTCAACGATCTCGAATACAAGCTTGGCGGGCAGGTGACGTATGTCGACCTGGTGCTGAAGGCGGGCATCACTGCGCTGGATCCGATGTGGCTGTGGTACCAGGCCGCCTTGAACGGAAAGATCAAACGCCAGAACGGCTCGATCTACCTGCTGGACGACGAGGGCAATCCCACCGTCAGCTGGAATTTCTACAATGCCTGGCCGATCGAGTGGCAAGGGCCGAGCCTGGACGCCGGCCAGAACCTGGTGGCCAGCCAGAGCTTTACGCTGGCGCACGAGGGGATCAAGAAAAACAGCGGGAGCGGCGGCTGATGGCCAGGCGCACGCCAGTTTCTGCGGGGCGGCGAAGCCCGGTCTTGCGCACGGCCTGCGCCAGCGCCGCCATGGATTTCCAGGCTGGTGTTGCTGCCGGCCGACGCATGGCATGGCCGGAAAATTATCCGGGACTGGACCTGGCGTACCTGCAAATGCAGCGTCCGCCTACCGCAGCAAAGAATACGCAATACATCTCGCAGCACCATCATTGGCTGCGCCTGGTGCAGCAATACATCCATCCGGCCGTCTTGCGCGAAGTCCGGCAAGAGGTTTTGCAAGGGAGCTTGCAAGGGGTGTTGCAAGGGGTGTTGCAAGATGCCCAGCGGCAGATCGAGAGTCGTTTCGAAAAACACTATATGCCGCGTTTGCAGCAGGCGTTGTTGCTTGCCGTCCCGGCAAAAATGCCAGGCAGCGGCAGCCTGCCTGCACCGGCGGGAAAAGCAGGTTCGCAGGCAGCTGGGAAAAACCGCAACATCCTGCAAAGGATGGTGCAGAATCACATCCGTCATTTTCGGGACACCCAGGCTGATGCAACACTTGGCCAGGCAGGCGGCATTATTGTCCATCCATTGACGCTGCTGATGCCGCGCGCGCAGACAGCACGGCTACAGCAATCGACGCGGCGTCGGGATAACGAAGTCGGCAGCCGGACCTTGATGACAATTGTGACGGCACGTCTCGCCGGTTTCGTCAGGCAAACCTTGCTGTCGGCGCCAGGGAAGTTGCGGCAGCCCGTCCCGCAGCGGCATAGTGCGCTGCAGTTTGCAAAACAAGCGGCGCCCGCCAGTATTGCTTCACGCTCGTCGCAAGCCGGCCATCCTGCCAGCAATTCCTTGTCGTTGAAGTTTCATGCAAAGACAGCGCAGCGCATGACATCCGGGATGCGCCTGCATCAGCGGCATTTCCACCATCTCGACAGGCGCGATATAGATCAGACGCACGAACAGCATTTCAAAATGCGGAAAACCCCGGCGTTGCCCCGGCGGGAAACAGCGCAGCGCCGCGCTGTACCGGCGTTGCAGCTGGCAAGCGGAAACCGTAGCCGTGACTTCAGAACCGCCGGCAGCCGGCTCGCCTGGCGTAGCCAGGTGCAGCGCTGGGCCGGGCGCGCCCAAGGGACGTTTGCTTATGCATATAAATCGACGTTTCCTGCATTGCCGGCAACCGGAGCCGAGACTGGCAGCAAGCGGTTGCAGCGCCTGACAACGCCTTCCTTGCCGCCGCCAATTGTGGCCGCTGCTCCATCGCCAATGAGCATTCCGGGTGTGGCCGGTCCTGCCGGCAGTGACCAGGTCTCGCTCCGGCATTACCAGGCGGGGTTCACCGCCGCACTGGCTTACCGGCAGCAGCCGCAAGCCAGGCAAGCAGAAGTGCAGCGGCAACTGGAGCGTATCGAGCATACGGTGCACACCAAGGTGGTGCGCGAGATCATGCACAACAACCATAACCAGCAGCACATCCGCAGCGTGGTGACAGCGGCGATGCTGTCGCCACAGCTGGTGCAGGCGCTGGCGCGGCAGGTGCACGCCAGCATAGAGCAGCGCGCCGGCATCGACCGTTACCGCAGGGGGCGCTGATGCTGGAAATGGCCAAGATCGTGGTACAGCAGACCCAGGAAGAAATTCCCGTCATGTACAACCCGACCGAACTGTCCCTGAACAAGACGGTAGTGCTGCTGGGGCAAGGTTCGAACATCCAGTTCCAGCGGGTTGACGACGACGACTTGACGGTTTCGCTGTTTTTCGATACCTACGAGCAGCAGACCGATGTACGCGCCAAGACCAACAAGATCGTTGCGCTGACCCAGCCGACAGTCGGCAACGCCGAACGGCGCGAGCCGCCGGTGGTGGTGTTCACCTGGGCCGGCCCGCTGTTCGTCGGCATGATCAGCAAGCTCGACCAGAAATTCACCATGTTCCTCAGCTCCGGCATACCGGTGCGGGCGGAGCTGTCAGTCACTTTCAAATCCGTGCTGACCAAGGAAGAGGACCAGCGCGCGCAAGGAAAATTCAATTGCCGCCAGCTGTGGCGCGTCAAGGAAAACGACCGCCTGTACCTGATTGCGCAGCAGGCCCTGGGCGACGCCAGCCAGTGGCGCCTGATCGCGGAAGGCAACAATATCTACGATCCGCTGAATTTCCCCGGCCGCCAAGACATCGGACGCATGCTGGTGATCATCGATGTCCACGACGAAACGTACAACAACGGGGGCGGCAATGCCTAGCGTCCAGACCGGCGGTTTCCGCATATTAAAGAACCGCAGCGCCTTGCCGACTTCGGTGATCGCGGCGATCCAGAGCGTGCGCGTGGAAGACGAGATAAACATCCCCACCATGTTCAGTTTTACCTTGAATATCGTCTCATCCGGCGGCGCCTGGCAGGACGTCAACCTGGATATCTTCAAGCCGGGCGACGAAATCACGGTATTCCTCGGCCTCGACAGCCTGCAGCAGATGGTCAGCGCGGAAATCACGGCGATCGAACCGCATTTCAGCGATTACTCTACCGCCACCATCCGCGGATTCGACCGCATGTATTGGCTGAAATTCGGCACCCGCACCAGGACCTACCTCAACCTGGACGACAATGAAATCGTTTCACAGGTAGCGCGCGCAGCCGGCCTGACCGTGAAATTGCCCGGCAGTCCGGCCATGGTCAACGACTATGTGTTGCAAAACAATTCCTCCGACTACGATTTCCTGATGCGCCGTTGTGCGCAGCTCAACTACGAGTTGCTGATGGACGATACCACCCTGGTGTTCCGGCCGTCGGCAGAGGGCGAGAGCCCGGTCAAGACCATGAACTATCCAACGGATATCAGCGACCTCAAGCTCAGCCTGAAATTGCCGACCATGGGCAAACAAGTCACGGTGAAGGGATACGACATCACATCGAACAAGGTGCTGACGGCGGTGGCGTCTTCCGGCAGTTCGCAGGACAAGATGGGCGGCAAGGAAAGCGGCTACCAGCTGGCGCAGGCTTTTCCGGATTCGGACATCCAGCTGGAGCGGCCCGACCTCAGCACGCCGGAAGCCCTGCAGGCAATCGCCAACGCCCAATACAAGCGCAACCTGAACCAGTTCATCGAGGGCAGCACCAGCGTGCTGGGCGATCCGGACATGGTGGCGGGCGTCAACGTCAAGCTGAGCGGCCTGAGCCAGCGTTTCAACGGCATTTATTACATCACTTCCAGCGTCCACAGCTATGACGTCAATGAAGGCTACCAGACTGAATTCAAACTTAGAAGGACAGGCGTATGAATCCAGACGAAGGATTTTCCTCGGGCAGCATGACGCTGGGCGTGACCTTGGGTACGGTCAGCGATACCAAGGACGATAAAGGGTGGGGCCGGGTCAAGGTCAATTTCGTCCTGAAGGGACAGGAAATCGAATCCGGCTGGCTGCAAGTCATGAGTTTTTTCGCCGGTCCCGGCTACGGCGCTTTTTTCCTGCCGCAGCCAGGCGATTCGGCGCTGCTGGCGTTTGCCGACGGCGACGCCAGCCAGGCATACGTGCTGGGTTTCATGTGGAATGGCGTGCAAAAGCCGCCGCTGGAAGTTGCGCAGCAACAGGACGTGCGTGTGATCAAGACCAAGGGCGGGAAAACCATCACGCTGGATGATTCCGAAAAGGAAAACATCACCATTGCCGACAGCAAGAATAACCGCATCGTGATCGATACCGCCAACAACAAGATATCCATCAGCAGCGAAGGCGATTTCGCCATCAGCGCCAAGGGCACGCTGACCATCAGCGGGGCGCAGGTGGTGGTGCAGAACACTGCCGGCAGCGTCAAGGCGGATTTGTCGAGCTCCGCCATGCAATTGCAGGGCGGGCAGAGCATCAAGCTGTCGGCCGCCATGATCGACTTGAATTAGGAGGAAACATGGCACAAGGCGCCGCCAAGCAGGGCGACAGCATCGTCAACGCGGCCGATATCCATATCGTGCTGGTGCCGAGCCCGGGCGGGCCGGTGCCGACGCCGCAGCCGTTTCCGTTCAACGGCAAGATCACGCTCAACACCAGCCTGAATGTGCGCATCAACAGCCGGCCGGCGGCGACCGTGGGTTCGATGGCGCAAAACCTGCCGCCGCATATTCCTGCCAGCGGCGCCTTCCAGGTCCCACCCACCAACCTGGGTCAGGTGGTGATGGGCAGCATGACGGTGCGTATCAACGGCAAGGCGGCGGCGCGCGCCGGCGATTTCTGCGAAACCTGCCACGATGTGCCGCCGGCCGGGCCGCAGGGGCCGCCGCCGACGGTGCAGGTGCTGGGCCTGAGCACGGTGAACATAGGATGAACAGTCCGGCGGACAGCGATTTCCTAGGCCAGGGCTGGGCCTTCCCGGTGACGGCCAGCGGCGGCAAGGTGCAGATGGCGGCCGGCGCCGACGACATCCGGCAGGCGCTGCTGATCATCCTGCAAACCGCGCCTGGCGAGCGGGTGATGCTGCCGGCCTTTGGCTGTCGCATCAACGAACTGGTGTTCGCGGCCGGCAACGCCACCGCTGTCAGCCTGGCGCAGCTGTATGTGAAGCAGGCGCTGGACCGCTGGGAACCTCGCATCCAGACCTTGCAGGTGAACGTGACGATTACGCCGCAGCAGCCGAACTGCCTGCAGATCGCGGTCGATTACCTGATCCGCGACCGCAACCAGCCGGCCAACCTGGTGTTTCCTTTTTATCTTAAATAAACCCGGAGCAAAGCATGAACCGTGAAGTCATCGAAGCCAGAATCAGAGAACTGAAAGACAATTACCAGGCTGGACAAGCGCAACTGCGCAGCCTCGAAGCGCAGCAAAAGGATTTGCAGCAAACCCTGCTCAGGATCAGCGGCGCGATCCAGGTGCTGCAAGAGCTGATCGACGTGCCGTTGCAGGCCGAGGGGCCGGATACCCAGGCTAACGTCATGCATTTCGCCAGGTAATCCGCGACGCCATGGCTGACCCGATCCTGGACTTCCGCACTGCCGAACAGTTCTATCAGCAGGCGCTGAAGCTGGCCCAGACCTACGCTCCCGAATGGAGCGCTTACTGGCCGGCGGCATTGACCGCGGCCACGCCCGATCCGGTTGGCGCGGCGCAGGCGGTCAACCAGGATCCGGGCCTGGTCTTGCTGAACCTGTTCGCCCAGCTGGCGGCGTATACGGCAGGGATTGAAAACCAGATGCCGAATCAGCGGCGGCAGGCTTTTTTCCAGAGCATGGGCATGCAGCTGCGGCCGCCGCTGGCGGCGCAGGCGCCGCTGCAATTCATGCTCAAGCCGGAACAAGCCGCCAAGGCAGTGCCGGCGCAGACCGCGGTGCTCGATGCCGAAGCACAGACCATCCGTTTCCAGACCAGCCAGGACCTGCTGGTGGTGCCGGCCACTCTCTGCGCCGCCATGACCATCATGCCGGCGCAAGACCAGTACATCGACGCCATGCCGGCCCTTGCTTCGAGCGCCGCCAGCACACAGGGAGTGCCGTTGTTCGTCGCCGACGAAACCGCTGATCCGGCCGAGCAGGCGCTGGGCCACTGGTTCATCATGGGCGACAGCCAGCTGTTCAAGCCTGATCCGGCTCTGCAAAGCATCACCATCACCTTGTACGGCAAGCAGCTCTACAGCGACTATTTCGGACAGTGGTTCGACGGTGCGCTGACGCCGCTGAGCGCACAGCTGAGACAATCGGCCGACGCCCAGCAGCTGGAAATCCAGCTCAGCCAGAAACCGCAGGCGGCAGCACTGACAATTGCCCAGGTGCAGCAGGAAATCTACCGGCAGGAAGACCCCGGCGCCGGTTTCACCGACGATGTCTTGCTGACCGAGCCGGACCAGCAGCCGGAATACTGGCTGCTGGTCAAGCCCAGCCCGCAGGTCAAGGTGCTGGCGTCGCTGGCGCAGCAA
Coding sequences within it:
- a CDS encoding DUF4255 domain-containing protein, with the protein product MSQPNSDGGQVLRSVSESLRRLIRHHIPELQAESAVVFDSPGEIDSQDETRLSLYLYQTELNPYLRNLAPSLTRQAGAERQPTALKLTPAPLVVDLLYLMVPYARSAELELVLVDQLVRLFHDVAQLSGEWLDPVLKRSGNDNIAIVPDSGSIDTLRNIWAGFPNKTYKLTKLYTLSPVRIPSGLDLQADMVTQVDPAYLELP
- a CDS encoding phage tail sheath family protein, which encodes MATTYRHPGIYIEEVPSARNIQGASTSTAAFVGVTEFGPFAQPTLITSWNAYQRQFGGLVWFGMVSWAVFEFFNEGGTACYVVRAVDSKGNGKAATGSASGIKMTAVTPGTWANILNFAVSNASGPDSAVSLVFNLSVVVDPAALKALPAGSSGATLQAYVAQNNLQPTAIGGKAYYVLESFNGYTAASMGAGGALANAVNTTSMFVRAETSGTTRPPNSGKSATPLAGGAAATWDFESATTTLSTVQGISLLAIPDTVNAADASGNPSQASQATSINGGLLFCEAAQNLFYVSDPPFGLDVQGIGNFKSGSATSPALNSSYGAIYYPWVWIYNPIAGANVPMPPSGPSLGRYAYTDNNVGVWKSPAGVNDGALLSVVQLQTQLTDSDQDILNPNGINAVRNFLNYGNVIWGARTLAANGSEWTYVSVRRLFIYVEQSLKQSLQWVVFEPNDQQTWASVTRDISAFLTTLWQSGGLFGASAAEAFFVTCDASNNPPETRSLGQLYIDVGLAPVFPAEFVIIRMTQKIAGPDSGS
- a CDS encoding phage tail protein: MATQLTNPYRGFRFQVEISGIQVAAFSEATIPDSTVETVEYREGTDPVYKRSFSGLTTFGKLSLKKGLTDSMELYNWHQLVALQGSTAKGAQKNISLILLDAGGAAKARWNVINAWPSKYESTGLNASSSDVMVETFELTIEYMTRVS
- a CDS encoding DUF6760 family protein, producing the protein MYAEIAFLAYHFHWSYGEILAMEHAERRRWCGEISKINQTMNSDDRHKSLNLGA
- a CDS encoding phage tail protein, coding for MATGRNPSGGISQRKSGPPANPFKSYNFYVEVGGIVVGGFTTVEGLQSKIEVKSVRQGGVNDLEYKLGGQVTYVDLVLKAGITALDPMWLWYQAALNGKIKRQNGSIYLLDDEGNPTVSWNFYNAWPIEWQGPSLDAGQNLVASQSFTLAHEGIKKNSGSGG
- a CDS encoding phage late control D family protein — its product is MPSVQTGGFRILKNRSALPTSVIAAIQSVRVEDEINIPTMFSFTLNIVSSGGAWQDVNLDIFKPGDEITVFLGLDSLQQMVSAEITAIEPHFSDYSTATIRGFDRMYWLKFGTRTRTYLNLDDNEIVSQVARAAGLTVKLPGSPAMVNDYVLQNNSSDYDFLMRRCAQLNYELLMDDTTLVFRPSAEGESPVKTMNYPTDISDLKLSLKLPTMGKQVTVKGYDITSNKVLTAVASSGSSQDKMGGKESGYQLAQAFPDSDIQLERPDLSTPEALQAIANAQYKRNLNQFIEGSTSVLGDPDMVAGVNVKLSGLSQRFNGIYYITSSVHSYDVNEGYQTEFKLRRTGV
- a CDS encoding phage baseplate assembly protein V; amino-acid sequence: MNPDEGFSSGSMTLGVTLGTVSDTKDDKGWGRVKVNFVLKGQEIESGWLQVMSFFAGPGYGAFFLPQPGDSALLAFADGDASQAYVLGFMWNGVQKPPLEVAQQQDVRVIKTKGGKTITLDDSEKENITIADSKNNRIVIDTANNKISISSEGDFAISAKGTLTISGAQVVVQNTAGSVKADLSSSAMQLQGGQSIKLSAAMIDLN
- a CDS encoding PAAR domain-containing protein; this encodes MAQGAAKQGDSIVNAADIHIVLVPSPGGPVPTPQPFPFNGKITLNTSLNVRINSRPAATVGSMAQNLPPHIPASGAFQVPPTNLGQVVMGSMTVRINGKAAARAGDFCETCHDVPPAGPQGPPPTVQVLGLSTVNIG
- a CDS encoding GPW/gp25 family protein, which encodes MNSPADSDFLGQGWAFPVTASGGKVQMAAGADDIRQALLIILQTAPGERVMLPAFGCRINELVFAAGNATAVSLAQLYVKQALDRWEPRIQTLQVNVTITPQQPNCLQIAVDYLIRDRNQPANLVFPFYLK